One part of the Prunus persica cultivar Lovell chromosome G5, Prunus_persica_NCBIv2, whole genome shotgun sequence genome encodes these proteins:
- the LOC18776945 gene encoding uncharacterized protein LOC18776945 yields the protein MALVSAFLDIFRRPTIVEVLGELMMFITPLWIAVIVGVFVGWAWKPKWASLVGRDLLDCPISKQKESSSSSQTSSTCFGPIPSLSSLRFLLPSYLPWAADDRNQKEALSMPPTTNPDFSSSQNEREKSGLVTNQDLRHICQLVEEKDGGPAWIHMMDRSTPTMRYQAWRRDPETGPPQYRSSTIYEDATPEQLRDFFWDDEFRSKWDDMLIYASTLEECPTTGTMLVHWVRKFPFFCSDREYLIGRRIWESGRSYYCVTKGVPCSSVPRRDKPRRVDLYYSSWCIRAVESKRGDGQLTACEVLLFHHEDMGIPWEIAKLGVRQGMWGAVKKIEPGLRVYQKERSSKAPLSRCAYMAQINTKVSADYLRSVENSTSDTMAIEKSGSSEKKPEGKSIPKLLVVGGAIALACSLDRGLLTKAVIFGVARRFANIGRKL from the exons ATGGCTTTGGTTTCGGCTTTTCTGGATATTTTTCGGAGACCCACAATTGTTGAAGTCTTGGGCGAGCTTATGATGTTCATAACCCCTCTTTGGATTGCTGTGATTGTTGGGGTTTTTGTTGGGTGGGCATGGAAGCCAAAATGGGCGAGCTTGGTTGGCAGAGACTTGTTGGATTGCCCAATCTCCAAACAAAAGGAGTCTTCCTCATCGTCACAGACATCATCCACGTGTTTTGGTCCTATTCCCAGCTTGAGTTCATTGAGATTTCTGCTGCCCAGTTACCTTCCTTGGGCCGCCGATGATAGGAATCAAAAGGAGGCTCTTTCCATGCCACCTACCACCAATCCTGATTTCAG TTCCTCACagaatgaaagagaaaaatccGGTCTTGTGACCAATCAGGATTTACGGCACATATGTCAGCTGGTTGAGGAGAAAGATGGAGGTCCTGCTTGGATTCATATGATGGATCGGTCCACCCCAACCATGCGCTATCAAGCTTGGCGTAGAGATCCCGAG ACTGGACCTCCACAATACCGCAGTAGTACTATATATGAGGATGCTACACCAGAGCAACTGAGGGATTTCTTTTGGGATGATGAGTTTCGATCGAAGTGGGATGACATGCTTATATATGCTTCTACTTTAGAAGAATGCCCCACTACTGGAACCATGTTAGTGCACTGGGTGCGCAAG TTCCCATTCTTTTGTAGCGACAGAGAATACTTGATAGGGCGCCGCATTTGGGAATCAGGACGGTCATACTACTGTGTAACAAAG GGAGTACCTTGCTCTTCTGTGCCAAGGCGCGACAAACCTAGACGTGTTGATTTGTACTATTCAAGTTGGTGCATTCGTGCAG TTGAATCAAAGAGAGGGGATGGCCAGCTTACTGCATGTGAGGTTTTACTGTTTCATCATGAAGATATGGGTATTCCTTGGGAAATTGCAAAACTTGGAGTCCGGCAAGGTATGTGGGGAgctgttaaaaaaattgaacctgGCTTGCGAGTATATCAGAAGGAGAGATCCTCTAAAGCCCCACTTTCACGGTGTGCTTACATGGCTCAGATCAACACCAAAGTCAGTGCAGACTACTTGAGATCAGTGGAAAACAGCACTAGTGACACCATGGCAATTGAAAAATCAGGTTCATCGGAGAAGAAACCAGAAGGCAAGAGCATACCTAAGCTTCTAGTTGTCGGTGGGGCTATTGCCCTCGCATGTAGCCTTGACCGGGGGCTCTTGACTAAGGCAGTTATATTTGGAGTGGCCCGAAGGTTCGCAAACATTGGTCGGAAGTTGTGA
- the LOC18776071 gene encoding beta-1,6-galactosyltransferase GALT31A translates to MGLSRPHKVGNGVSARWVSLFCIASFFLGVLVVNRLWGVPDPEKIDEEASSLEKRQLRALHLNVNCEKKEAADRAGDILFQVSQTHDVIMALDKTISSLEVQLAAARASKADKGEGSPVVTKTGSEPLKERQKVFFVMGIMTAFSSRKRRESIRETWMPQGDELKKLETEKGIIMRFVIGHSATPGGVLDRAIDAEDEKHKDFLRLNHIEGYHELSSKTQIYFAAAVAKWDADFYIKVDDDVHINLGMVGSTLARHRSKPRTYIGCMKSGPVLANKGVKYHEPEYWKFGEEGNKYFRHATGQIYAISKDLATYISVHRHILHRYANEDVSLGSWFIGLDVEHIDERSLCCGTPPECEWKAQAGNPCAASFDWSCSGICKSVERMEEVHQRCGEGDEAIWHTSF, encoded by the exons ATGGGTCTGAGCAGACCTCACAAGGTTGGCAATGGAGTCTCCGCCAGATGGGTCTCTCTCTTTTGCATTGCCAGCTTCTTCTTGGGTGTTCTTGTTGTCAAcag GTTATGGGGTGTTCCTGACCCAGAAAAAATTGACGAGGAGGCTTCATCACTGGAGAAACGTCAATTAAGAGCTCTGCATCTCAATGTTAATTGTGAGAAGAAG GAGGCAGCTGACCGGGCGGGAGACATCCTTTTTCAAGTCTCACAAACACATGATGTGATCAT GGCATTAGATAAGACAATCTCCTCATTGGAGGTTCAGCTAGCGGCAGCTAGAGCTTCCAAAGCTGACAAGGGTGAAGGATCTCCAGTGGTTACAAAAACAGGAAGCGAGCCATTGAAAGAGCGCCAGAAGGTTTTTTTTGTCATGGGAATCATGACTGCCTTCAGCAGTCGAAAACGAAGGGAGTCAATCAGGGAAACGTGGATGCCCCAAG GGGACGAGTTAAAGAAGTTGGAGACAGAAAAGGGAATTATAATGCGGTTTGTTATTGGACACAG TGCAACTCCAGGTGGCGTCTTGGATCGAGCCATTGACGCGGAAGATGAGAAGCATAAGGATTTTTTGCGACTG AACCATATAGAAGGATATCACGAATTGTCATCAAAAACCCAAATCTATTTTGCGGCAGCTGTCGCTAAGTGGGATGCTGACTTCTATATTaaagttgatgatgatgtgcaCATAAATCTTG GAATGGTTGGTTCTACTTTGGCCCGTCATAGATCAAAACCTCGTACATATATTGGTTGCATGAAGTCTGGACCTGTCCTGGCAAATAA GGGGGTCAAGTACCATGAACCGGAATATTGGAAATTTGGAGAGGAGGGAAATAAGTATTTTCGTCATGCAACGGGTCAAATATACGCAATTTCCAAAGATTTGGCAACTTACATTTCAGTACATAG GCACATACTTCACAGATATGCAAATGAAGATGTCTCTTTGGGTTCTTGGTTTATTGGTCTTGATGTTGAGCACATTGATGAAAGAAGCCTTTGCTGTGGGACTCCTCCTG AATGTGAGTGGAAAGCTCAAGCAGGAAACCCTTGTGCTGCATCATTTGACTGGAGCTGCAGTGGCATATGCAAATCAGTGGAGAGAATGGAGGAGGTGCACCAGCGATGTGGGGAGGGTGATGAAGCCATTTGGCACACTAGTTTCTAA